The following are from one region of the Salvelinus fontinalis isolate EN_2023a chromosome 5, ASM2944872v1, whole genome shotgun sequence genome:
- the smox gene encoding spermine oxidase — protein sequence MQSCEISSDSTDDPLSRDLRTRRQPRIVVIGAGLAGLAATKSLLESGFTDVTVLEASDRVGGRVQSIQHGQTTLELGATWIHGANGNPVYHLAEDNGLLEHTTDGERSVGRISLYTKNGVAHYQTNSGTRIPKDLVEEFSDLYNEVYELTQEFFQNGKPVCAESQNSVGVFTRDVVRKKITLDPDDSESTKRLKLSMLQQYLKVESCESSSPSMDEVSLSEFGEWTEIPGAHHVIPGGFMKIVDLLAQDIPSRMMRLGKPVRRVHWNYSAQQQEEIAHGDNNNRHDDGDHNDDQRCHGEPNPNPGHAYPISVECEDLESLPADHVIVTASLGVLKNRHEALFSPSLPEDKVLAIEKLGISTTDKIFLEFSDPFWSAECNSIQFVWEDEAQLEQPVYPEELWYRKICSFDVLYPPERYGHMLSGWICGQEALLMERCDDETVAETCTKLLRRFTGNPNIPKPRRILRSSWGSNPYIRGSYSFTRVGSSGGDVEKLAMPLPYTKSTKAPPLQVLFAGEATHRKYYSTTHGALLSGQREATRLTELYQDLHKETTKPNM from the exons ATGCAAAGTTGTGAAATATCTTCAGACAGCACTGATGACCCCCTTAGTAGAGACCTACGCACTCGTCGACAGCCTCGAATAGTAGTGATCGGCGCGGGCTTGGCCGGTCTCGCAGCTACCAAGAGCCTCCTGGAAAGCGGCTTCACGGATGTCACAGTCCTAGAGGCGTCAGACCGCGTCGGAGGGAGAGTTCAAAGCATTCAGCACG GACAAACGACTTTGGAGCTCGGAGCCACCTGGATCCATGGCGCTAACGGGAACCCGGTGTACCACCTGGCGGAGGACAACGGGCTGCTGGAGCACACCACGGACGGCGAGCGCAGCGTGGGCCGCATCAGCCTGTACACCAAGAACGGCGTGGCCCACTACCAGACCAACAGTGGTACCAGGATCCCCAAGGACCTGGTCGAGGAGTTCAGTGACCTCTACAATGAG gtaTACGAGCTGACTCAGGAGTTTTTCCAGAATGGGAAGCCTGTGTGTGCTGAAAGCCAGAACAGCGTTGGGGTGTTCACGAGGGACGTGGTGCGCAAGAAGATCACGCTGGACCCCGACGACTCGGAGAGCACCAAGAGACTCAAGCTGTCCATGCTCCAGCAGTAcctcaag GTGGAGAGTTGTGAGAGCTCGTCCCCCAGCATGGACGAGGTCTCGCTGAGTGAGTTCGGCGAGTGGACGGAGATCCCAGGGGCCCACCACGTCATCCCGGGAGGCTTCATGAAGATTGTGGATCTCTTGGCGCAGGACATTCCGTCCCGCATGATGCGCCTGGGGAAACCCGTCCGCCGCGTCCACTGGAACTACTCCGCCCAGCAACAGGAGGAGATCGCCCACGGCGACAACAACAATCGGCACGACGACGGCGACCATAACGACGACCAACGTTGCCATGGTGAGCCCAACCCCAATCCGGGTCACGCGTACCCCATCAGCGTAGAGTGCGAGGACCTCGAGTCGCTCCCCGCCGACCACGTGATCGTAACCGCCTCGCTCGGCGTCCTCAAGAACCGCCATGAGGCGCTCTTCTCACCCTCGCTGCCCGAGGACAAAGTCCTCGCCATCGAGAAGCTCGGCATCAGCACCACTGATAAGATTTTCCTGGAGTTCTCCGATCCCTTCTGGAGCGCCGAGTGCAACAGCATCCAGTTTGTGTGGGAGGACGAGGCTCAGCTGGAGCAGCCGGTCTACCCCGAGGAGCTGTGGTACCGTAAGATCTGCTCATTTGACGTGCTGTACCCGCCCGAGCGCTACGGCCACATGCTGAGCGGCTGGATCTGTGGCCAGGAGGCGCTGCTCATGGAGCGCTGCGACGACGAGACGGTGGCCGAGACCTGCACCAAGCTGCTGCGACGCTTCACAG GAAACCCCAACATTCCTAAGCCGAGGCGGATCCTGCGCTCGTCGTGGGGCAGTAACCCTTACATCCGGGGCTCCTACTCCTTCACCCGGGTGGGCTCCAGTGGGGGTGACGTGGAGAAGCTAGCCATGCCCCTGCCTTACACCAAGAGCACCAAGGCACCG CCTCTACAGGTGTTATTCGCCGGGGAAGCCACCCACCGGAAATACTATTCCACTACCCATGGTGCATTGCTGTCGGGACAGAGAGAGGCCACTCGTCTTACAGAGCTGTACCAGGACTTGCACAAAGAAACCACAAAGCCTAACATGTAA